The Achromobacter deleyi genome has a window encoding:
- a CDS encoding glycosyltransferase family 4 protein produces the protein MKILMLVSSMHAGGAERVAATLVNAWSERGDTVILTPTYSSKGTCFYPLSDKVELAWLADLAGTRVSGPAAAFKRLLVLRKHIRDTRPDVVVSFLTNVNVAAILATAGLRVPLIVCERTNPVAETTTGTAWRMLRRLLYPYADMVTVQAEDTAGPFSRQVPGIKRLAVIPNPLPAPLLDAPRVQQRDDGGPRELIAMGRLVPDKQFSLLIDVFAQLAPDFPDWNLRIWGEGPERGALEQQVARLRLQSRISLPGRTEAPWEELARGQAFVLSSLVEGFPNVLLEAMSLGLPCVAFDCPSGPREMTRDGQDALLVPAGDRVALTDALHRLMSDASLRQQLGMRGSAAVRHRYALASVLTEWDELFEAVREGR, from the coding sequence ATGAAGATACTGATGCTGGTCAGTTCCATGCACGCGGGCGGCGCCGAAAGAGTGGCCGCGACGCTGGTCAACGCATGGTCCGAGCGCGGGGATACCGTCATCCTTACGCCTACCTATTCCTCCAAGGGAACCTGCTTCTATCCCTTGTCGGACAAAGTCGAGCTGGCGTGGCTGGCGGACCTGGCGGGCACGCGGGTGTCCGGTCCGGCAGCCGCGTTCAAGCGGCTTCTGGTTTTGCGCAAGCACATCCGCGACACCCGGCCGGACGTGGTGGTGTCCTTCCTGACCAACGTCAATGTGGCGGCGATCCTGGCCACTGCCGGCCTGCGAGTGCCGCTCATCGTCTGCGAACGCACCAACCCGGTCGCCGAAACCACGACCGGCACCGCCTGGCGCATGCTGCGCCGCCTCTTGTATCCGTATGCCGACATGGTGACGGTGCAGGCCGAAGACACCGCGGGCCCGTTCTCGCGCCAGGTGCCGGGCATCAAGCGCCTGGCCGTCATTCCCAATCCCCTGCCCGCGCCGCTGCTGGATGCGCCGCGGGTGCAGCAGCGCGACGACGGCGGGCCGCGCGAGTTGATTGCGATGGGGCGGCTGGTCCCTGACAAGCAGTTCAGCCTGTTGATTGATGTCTTCGCGCAGCTCGCGCCGGATTTTCCGGACTGGAACCTGCGCATCTGGGGCGAAGGCCCCGAGCGCGGCGCGCTGGAGCAGCAGGTCGCCCGACTGCGCCTGCAATCGCGGATCAGCCTGCCCGGGCGCACCGAAGCGCCGTGGGAAGAACTGGCGCGCGGCCAGGCATTCGTGCTGAGCTCGCTGGTGGAAGGTTTTCCCAATGTCCTCCTGGAAGCCATGTCGCTGGGCCTGCCTTGCGTGGCATTCGATTGCCCCAGCGGTCCGCGCGAAATGACGAGGGACGGCCAGGACGCGCTGCTGGTGCCGGCCGGCGATCGCGTCGCGCTGACCGACGCCTTGCACCGCCTGATGAGCGACGCGTCGCTGCGCCAGCAGTTGGGCATGCGCGGTTCGGCCGCCGTGCGCCACCGCTACGCGCTGGCCAGCGTGCTGACAGAATGGGATGAACTGTTCGAAGCGGTGCGGGAGGGGCGATGA
- a CDS encoding glycosyltransferase family 4 protein yields the protein MSASALRILHVITGLGQGGAESVLFRLATYPGVEVEHVVVSLTDEGIYGERLRAAGVTVHALGMKRGRVSLGGFMALRGLIARTRPDAVQTWMYHADLIGGLAARLAGVRDIAWGIRNSGAHLERSSRSARLVLRACALLSGSVPKAIVCAAQNAAQRHAEKGYRHDRLVVISNGYDLSRYAPDPLARARVRAQWGLSEDVPVIGCVARWDPLKDHANLLRAVAALVRDGRDAGLRCVLVGRDMTAGNAELGALIDKLDLRDRVLLNGPSDDVPAMMNGLDLHVLSSCAEGFPNVVAEAMACGVYCVVTDVGDAAYIVGDTGVVVPPEQAEALARGIESALCDVAARGRERAGEAGRARVLEHFDLARMVQSYIAVWRGISGVQA from the coding sequence ATGAGCGCCTCCGCATTGCGTATCCTGCATGTGATCACCGGCCTGGGGCAGGGCGGCGCGGAGTCCGTGCTGTTCCGCCTGGCGACCTACCCGGGCGTGGAGGTCGAGCATGTTGTCGTGTCCTTGACCGACGAGGGCATCTATGGCGAACGCCTGCGCGCCGCGGGCGTGACCGTGCATGCGCTGGGCATGAAGCGCGGACGCGTCAGCCTGGGCGGCTTCATGGCCCTGCGCGGCCTGATCGCGCGGACGCGTCCGGACGCCGTGCAGACCTGGATGTATCACGCCGACCTGATCGGCGGCCTGGCGGCGCGTCTGGCGGGGGTGCGGGACATTGCGTGGGGCATCCGCAATTCGGGCGCACATCTGGAACGCAGCAGCCGCTCGGCCCGCCTGGTGCTGCGCGCGTGCGCGCTGCTGTCGGGCAGCGTGCCCAAGGCGATCGTGTGCGCGGCGCAGAACGCGGCGCAGCGCCACGCCGAAAAGGGCTACCGGCACGACCGCCTCGTGGTGATCTCCAACGGCTATGACCTGTCGCGCTACGCGCCGGATCCGTTGGCGCGCGCGCGGGTTCGGGCGCAGTGGGGGTTGTCCGAGGACGTGCCCGTGATCGGCTGCGTGGCGCGATGGGACCCGCTCAAGGACCATGCCAATCTGCTGCGCGCCGTGGCCGCGCTGGTGCGCGACGGCCGCGATGCCGGGCTGCGCTGCGTGCTGGTCGGCCGGGACATGACGGCTGGCAACGCCGAGCTCGGAGCTCTGATCGACAAGCTGGACCTGCGCGACCGCGTGCTGCTGAACGGCCCCAGCGACGATGTGCCCGCCATGATGAACGGGCTGGATCTGCATGTGTTGTCGAGCTGCGCGGAGGGCTTTCCGAACGTAGTGGCCGAAGCCATGGCTTGCGGGGTGTATTGCGTCGTGACCGACGTCGGAGACGCGGCCTACATCGTTGGCGATACCGGCGTAGTGGTGCCGCCCGAACAGGCCGAGGCCCTGGCTCGCGGCATCGAGAGCGCCTTGTGCGACGTGGCCGCGCGTGGCCGCGAGCGCGCGGGCGAAGCCGGGCGCGCGCGCGTGCTCGAACATTTCGATCTTGCGCGCATGGTGCAAAGCTATATCGCCGTCTGGCGCGGCATTTCTGGAGTCCAAGCATGA
- a CDS encoding glycosyltransferase family 4 protein: MSAGRCLLFVVNNPAFFMSHRVPVALAAQRAGYDVHVATMDGPAVAEIQALGMTHHAIPMTRSGKHPLQELGTLLALIRLFRRLRPRVVHLVTIKPVLYGGIAARLTRVPGMVAAISGLGFVFLSNSLKMRLVRSVVARLYRVALGHPNSRVIFQNANDRDMLKSLGAVRNDQVVIIRGAGVDLDAYRASPEPAAPPVVVTMVARLLRDKGVQEFVQAARLLRERGVPVTMQLVGGVDAGNPTSATQDDVDAWRREGSVEALGERSDVAALYAAAHIAVLPSYREGLPKSLIEAAACARAVVTTDVPGCRDAIEPDVTGLLVPVRDAQALADAIARLAGDAALRQAMGQAGRALAEREFNVERVAQVHVELYDALSA; this comes from the coding sequence ATGAGCGCCGGACGCTGTCTGCTGTTTGTCGTCAATAACCCGGCCTTCTTCATGTCGCATCGCGTGCCCGTGGCGCTGGCTGCTCAGCGGGCCGGCTATGACGTGCATGTGGCCACCATGGACGGACCGGCCGTGGCCGAGATCCAGGCGTTGGGCATGACGCACCACGCCATTCCCATGACCCGCAGCGGCAAGCATCCGCTGCAGGAATTGGGCACGCTGCTGGCTTTGATCCGCCTGTTCCGCCGCCTGCGCCCTCGGGTAGTCCATCTGGTCACCATCAAGCCGGTGCTTTACGGCGGCATCGCCGCGCGGCTCACCCGCGTGCCGGGCATGGTGGCCGCGATTTCAGGTCTGGGCTTCGTCTTTCTTTCCAATTCGCTGAAGATGCGGCTGGTGCGTTCCGTGGTGGCGCGCCTGTACCGGGTCGCGCTGGGCCATCCCAACAGCCGCGTGATCTTCCAGAACGCCAATGACCGCGACATGCTCAAGTCCCTGGGCGCGGTGCGCAACGATCAGGTCGTCATCATCCGCGGCGCGGGCGTGGATCTGGACGCCTATCGCGCCTCGCCCGAGCCGGCGGCTCCGCCTGTTGTCGTCACCATGGTGGCGCGCCTGCTGCGCGACAAGGGCGTGCAGGAATTCGTCCAGGCGGCAAGACTGCTGCGCGAGCGTGGCGTGCCGGTGACGATGCAGCTGGTGGGCGGCGTGGACGCCGGCAATCCCACGTCGGCCACGCAGGACGATGTGGACGCGTGGCGGCGGGAAGGCAGCGTCGAGGCGCTGGGCGAGCGCTCGGATGTGGCGGCGCTGTATGCGGCCGCGCACATTGCCGTGCTGCCGTCCTATCGCGAGGGGCTGCCCAAGTCGCTGATCGAAGCCGCGGCGTGCGCCCGGGCGGTCGTGACGACCGATGTGCCGGGCTGCCGCGACGCCATCGAACCCGACGTGACCGGCTTGCTGGTGCCGGTGCGCGACGCGCAGGCGCTGGCCGATGCGATCGCCCGCCTGGCTGGCGATGCGGCATTGCGCCAGGCCATGGGCCAGGCGGGCAGGGCGCTTGCGGAACGCGAATTCAACGTCGAGCGGGTCGCGCAAGTTCACGTGGAGCTGTACGACGCGCTCAGCGCCTGA
- the pgi gene encoding glucose-6-phosphate isomerase: protein MPLSNSPAWQQFTAATRAASRDGQQLRVISAPGLRLDLSAQAQSPALQAASAALLAQQGFEAARARLFDGGHANWTEGRAAWHTALRAPEPPAMVANAVLAERERLREFVREADAAGRYSGVLHLGIGGSDWGPRLVTRALRHEGARREVRFASNVDSHSVADAMSRLDPHNTLVIVASKSFTTTEPLANAEVAMNWLREAGVADPIKQVVAITANVEAALNLGILPDHIFQIWDWVGGRYSLWSAIGLPIALALGNDAFDQLLAGAAAMDEHFRTAPIAENAPVQMALAGVANRSVLGYDSLVIAPYDSRLYHIVPWAQQLEMESLGKVATADGSPAGVPTGAAVWGMSGTDCQHTFFQWLHQDASGAPVDFILCEQPNHAYARHHELLIANCLAQRSALLRGKSYEEALAETSATESDPARARVLAQHRVHPGGRPSSLIVLPRLEAYTLGALLAMYEHKVFTQGVIWGINPFDQWGVEFGKVLAKNIMRELDAPQASQQDPSTRYWIDAIRR from the coding sequence ATGCCCTTATCCAACAGCCCCGCGTGGCAGCAATTCACCGCAGCGACACGCGCCGCATCGCGGGACGGCCAGCAGTTGCGCGTCATCAGTGCTCCAGGACTGCGCCTGGACTTGAGCGCGCAAGCCCAGTCCCCCGCCTTGCAAGCCGCCTCGGCGGCCTTGCTCGCGCAACAGGGTTTCGAGGCCGCGCGCGCTCGGCTTTTCGATGGGGGCCACGCAAACTGGACAGAAGGCCGCGCGGCATGGCACACCGCATTGCGCGCCCCCGAGCCGCCCGCCATGGTGGCCAATGCGGTGCTGGCCGAACGCGAACGCCTGCGCGAGTTCGTGCGCGAGGCGGATGCGGCCGGCCGGTACAGCGGCGTCCTGCACCTGGGCATCGGCGGCAGCGACTGGGGCCCCAGGCTCGTCACCCGCGCCTTGCGCCACGAAGGCGCGCGGCGGGAAGTGCGCTTCGCGTCCAACGTGGATTCCCATTCCGTCGCCGACGCGATGAGCCGGCTGGACCCTCACAACACGCTGGTCATCGTCGCCTCGAAGTCGTTCACCACCACCGAGCCGCTGGCCAACGCCGAAGTCGCGATGAACTGGCTGCGCGAGGCCGGGGTCGCGGACCCCATCAAGCAGGTCGTGGCGATCACCGCCAACGTCGAAGCGGCGCTGAACCTGGGCATCCTGCCCGATCACATCTTCCAGATCTGGGACTGGGTGGGCGGCCGCTATTCCCTGTGGTCCGCTATCGGCCTGCCCATTGCGCTGGCGCTGGGCAATGACGCGTTCGACCAGTTGCTGGCGGGCGCCGCGGCCATGGACGAGCATTTCCGCACGGCGCCCATCGCCGAAAACGCCCCCGTGCAGATGGCGCTGGCCGGCGTGGCCAACCGCAGCGTGCTGGGCTATGACTCGCTGGTCATCGCCCCCTACGATTCGCGGCTCTATCACATCGTGCCCTGGGCGCAACAGCTGGAAATGGAATCGCTGGGCAAGGTCGCCACCGCCGACGGCAGTCCGGCTGGTGTGCCGACCGGCGCCGCGGTGTGGGGCATGTCGGGCACCGACTGCCAGCACACCTTCTTCCAATGGCTGCACCAGGACGCGTCCGGCGCTCCCGTGGACTTCATCCTGTGCGAACAGCCGAACCACGCCTATGCACGGCACCATGAACTGCTGATCGCCAATTGCCTGGCGCAGCGCTCCGCGCTGCTGCGCGGCAAGTCATACGAAGAAGCCTTGGCCGAAACCTCCGCCACCGAAAGCGATCCCGCGCGCGCGCGCGTGCTGGCGCAACACCGCGTCCATCCGGGCGGGCGCCCCTCCTCGCTGATCGTGCTGCCCCGCCTGGAGGCCTATACGCTGGGCGCGCTGCTGGCCATGTATGAACACAAGGTGTTCACGCAAGGCGTGATCTGGGGCATCAACCCCTTCGATCAATGGGGCGTGGAGTTTGGCAAGGTGCTGGCCAAGAACATCATGCGCGAACTGGACGCGCCGCAGGCCAGCCAGCAGGACCCGTCCACCCGCTACTGGATCGACGCCATCAGGCGCTGA
- a CDS encoding phosphomannomutase/phosphoglucomutase: MGNNTQFPASVFKAYDIRGTVPDLIDASFARALGVALAARARAEGVQTLVVGRDGRLSSEMLSLALQEGMLEGGVDTLDVGMVPTPLVYFAANIMQTGSGVAITGSHNPPKYNGFKMMMGGRALYGDDVQALAQAMNGAAPAPAASAGTRRQLDLVAAYIARVASGVKLARPMKIAIDCGNGVAGAVAPQLFRALGCEVDELFCEVDGTFPNHHPDPAEPKNLQDLIRHVAESDCELGLAFDGDGDRLGVVTKSGQIIWPDRQLVLFARDVLERNPGATIIYDVKCSRHVGLSVEAAGGVPLMWKTGHSLVKAKLAETGSPLAGEMSGHIFFKERWYGFDDGLYTGARLLEIVSRFADPCSPLEALPQDVSTPELKLEMEEGQPFTLVKALQDQGQFPDAKRVITIDGVRAEYADGFGLARPSNTTPVVVLRFEAQTAQALERIQADFRRELSKLAPNATLPF, translated from the coding sequence GTGGGCAACAATACTCAATTCCCGGCCTCGGTTTTCAAGGCCTATGACATCCGCGGCACGGTGCCGGACCTGATCGACGCCTCCTTCGCCCGCGCGTTGGGCGTGGCGCTCGCCGCCCGCGCGCGCGCCGAAGGCGTGCAGACGCTCGTGGTTGGCCGTGACGGCCGGCTCAGCAGCGAAATGCTGTCGCTCGCGCTGCAGGAAGGCATGCTGGAAGGCGGCGTGGACACGCTGGACGTCGGCATGGTGCCCACCCCGCTCGTCTACTTTGCCGCGAACATCATGCAGACCGGCTCCGGCGTGGCCATCACCGGCAGCCACAATCCGCCCAAGTACAACGGCTTCAAGATGATGATGGGCGGACGCGCCCTCTATGGCGATGACGTCCAGGCGCTGGCCCAGGCCATGAACGGCGCGGCCCCCGCGCCTGCCGCCAGCGCCGGCACCCGCCGCCAGCTCGACCTGGTGGCTGCCTACATCGCGCGAGTCGCCTCCGGCGTCAAGCTCGCGCGTCCCATGAAGATCGCCATCGATTGCGGCAACGGTGTTGCCGGCGCCGTCGCGCCGCAGCTGTTCCGCGCCCTGGGCTGCGAAGTCGACGAACTGTTTTGCGAAGTGGACGGCACGTTCCCCAATCACCACCCCGACCCCGCCGAGCCCAAGAACCTCCAGGACCTGATCAGGCACGTCGCCGAAAGCGATTGCGAACTCGGCCTGGCGTTCGACGGCGACGGCGACCGCCTGGGCGTGGTCACGAAATCCGGCCAGATCATCTGGCCCGACCGGCAACTCGTGCTGTTCGCGCGCGACGTGCTGGAGCGCAACCCCGGCGCCACCATCATCTATGACGTGAAGTGCAGCCGCCATGTGGGCCTGTCGGTCGAGGCCGCCGGCGGCGTCCCGCTGATGTGGAAGACGGGCCACTCGCTGGTCAAGGCCAAGCTGGCCGAAACCGGCTCGCCGCTGGCCGGCGAAATGAGCGGGCACATCTTCTTCAAGGAGCGCTGGTACGGTTTTGATGACGGTCTCTACACGGGCGCCCGCCTGCTGGAGATCGTGTCGCGCTTTGCCGATCCCTGCTCCCCGCTGGAAGCCCTGCCGCAAGACGTTTCCACGCCCGAGCTGAAGCTCGAAATGGAAGAAGGCCAGCCCTTCACGCTGGTCAAGGCCTTGCAGGACCAGGGGCAGTTCCCCGACGCCAAGCGCGTGATCACCATCGACGGCGTGCGGGCGGAATACGCGGACGGGTTCGGGCTGGCACGTCCGTCCAACACCACGCCCGTCGTGGTGCTGCGCTTCGAAGCGCAAACCGCGCAAGCACTGGAACGCATCCAGGCCGACTTCCGCCGTGAACTGAGCAAGCTCGCGCCAAACGCCACCCTGCCTTTCTGA
- a CDS encoding BPTD_3102 family carboxylase-like protein, which translates to MGAKVSTVMSSGGATSRRGPPTNYAGPAAGRERRLDIHVSVSAEGDLATGRAWERSVWREARVLIAECPAPHLASSIESALRTVAASVARDRGWQGMGTVAFSLDDRSGVFRVIDAQAQAHSETMAVADHEPVAAHALEVRIDGCGDRRLPCTRLLVCGATRGEVLRRAYRALSELPGPAGVDRAFLMNRIASRAFCSGMTGTRLDQAVG; encoded by the coding sequence ATGGGCGCCAAAGTATCCACTGTCATGTCATCGGGCGGCGCCACCAGCAGGCGGGGCCCCCCCACGAACTACGCCGGGCCAGCGGCCGGCCGCGAGCGCCGGCTTGATATCCATGTATCCGTGTCCGCCGAAGGCGATCTGGCCACCGGCCGCGCCTGGGAGCGCAGCGTCTGGCGCGAGGCCCGGGTCCTGATCGCCGAATGCCCGGCGCCGCATCTGGCGTCGTCGATTGAAAGCGCGTTGCGTACCGTGGCCGCCAGCGTGGCGCGGGACCGGGGCTGGCAGGGCATGGGCACGGTCGCGTTCTCGCTGGATGACCGCAGCGGCGTGTTCCGCGTCATCGATGCCCAGGCGCAAGCCCACTCCGAGACAATGGCGGTCGCCGACCATGAACCCGTGGCCGCCCATGCGCTGGAAGTACGCATCGACGGTTGCGGCGATCGCCGCCTGCCGTGCACCCGGCTGCTGGTCTGCGGTGCGACGCGGGGCGAAGTGCTGCGCCGAGCTTACCGCGCGCTGTCGGAACTGCCCGGACCGGCGGGCGTCGATCGCGCCTTCCTCATGAACCGCATCGCTTCCCGGGCGTTCTGCTCGGGCATGACGGGGACCCGCCTGGACCAGGCGGTCGGCTGA
- a CDS encoding FAD-binding oxidoreductase: MTLLSDLQSLLGVSHVLTGADADTYVQDWRRRYRGSALAVIRPGTTAEVAAAMKLCASHGVPVVPQGGNTGLCGGATPDDSGTAVVLSTARLTAVRALDTDNDTITVEAGCILQAVQEAAASANRLFPLSLAAEGSCTIGGNLATNAGGTQVLRYGNTRDLTLGLEVVTAEGEVWDGLRGLRKDNTGYDLRDLYIGSEGTLGIITAATLKLYPRPVASCTALLTLDSIDSAVEVLSRARSGFGAALTGFELMSGACLQAVVRLFPQQRLPFEGESAASPWFALLELSDSESETHARERFETVLGEAIDAGLVNDAAIAANVAQSKALWHLRESIPLAEAELGKSVKHDVSIPISSIAGFVHKTNALLQARFPGVRHVIFGHLGDGNLHYNVANAPGQTETELLALQSEVYGVVHDSVHAHHGSISAEHGVGQLKRDELPRYKSPVELALMRRIKRALDPQGLMNPGKVLQA, encoded by the coding sequence ATGACATTGCTGAGCGATCTACAGTCCCTCCTGGGCGTTTCCCACGTGCTGACCGGCGCCGACGCCGACACCTATGTGCAGGATTGGCGCCGCCGCTATCGCGGCTCGGCGCTGGCGGTAATACGCCCGGGCACGACCGCCGAGGTGGCCGCCGCGATGAAGCTCTGCGCGAGCCACGGGGTGCCGGTGGTGCCGCAAGGCGGCAATACCGGCCTGTGCGGGGGCGCAACCCCGGATGATTCCGGCACCGCCGTGGTCTTGTCCACCGCAAGGCTGACCGCCGTGCGCGCACTGGATACCGACAACGACACCATCACCGTGGAAGCCGGGTGCATTTTGCAGGCCGTGCAGGAGGCCGCCGCGTCGGCCAACCGGCTGTTCCCGCTGAGCCTGGCCGCCGAAGGCAGCTGCACCATAGGCGGCAACCTGGCGACCAACGCCGGCGGCACGCAGGTGCTGCGCTACGGCAATACGCGGGACCTGACGCTGGGCCTGGAGGTCGTGACCGCGGAAGGCGAGGTCTGGGACGGCCTGCGCGGCCTGCGCAAGGACAATACCGGCTACGACCTGCGCGACCTGTATATCGGCAGCGAAGGCACGCTGGGCATCATTACCGCCGCCACGCTCAAGCTGTATCCCCGGCCGGTGGCTTCGTGCACCGCGCTGCTGACGCTGGACAGCATCGACAGCGCCGTGGAGGTGCTGTCGCGCGCCCGCTCGGGATTTGGCGCGGCGCTGACCGGCTTTGAACTCATGAGCGGCGCCTGCCTGCAGGCGGTGGTGCGCCTGTTCCCGCAGCAGCGCCTGCCGTTCGAAGGCGAATCCGCCGCGTCGCCCTGGTTTGCCCTGCTGGAGCTGTCCGACAGCGAAAGCGAGACGCACGCGCGCGAGCGTTTCGAGACCGTGCTGGGCGAGGCCATCGATGCCGGCCTGGTGAACGACGCCGCCATCGCGGCCAACGTCGCGCAGAGCAAGGCCCTGTGGCACCTGCGCGAGAGCATCCCGCTGGCGGAAGCCGAATTGGGGAAATCGGTCAAACATGACGTGTCGATTCCCATCTCGTCGATCGCGGGTTTCGTGCACAAGACCAATGCCTTGCTGCAAGCGCGTTTTCCCGGCGTGCGCCATGTGATCTTCGGGCATCTGGGCGACGGCAACCTGCATTACAACGTGGCCAATGCCCCCGGGCAGACCGAGACCGAGCTGCTCGCGCTGCAAAGCGAAGTCTACGGCGTGGTGCACGACAGTGTGCATGCGCATCATGGCTCCATCAGCGCCGAGCATGGCGTGGGCCAGCTCAAGCGCGATGAGCTGCCCCGCTACAAGAGTCCCGTCGAGCTGGCGCTGATGCGCAGGATCAAGCGCGCGCTGGATCCGCAAGGGCTCATGAACCCGGGCAAAGTGCTGCAAGCGTAG
- a CDS encoding response regulator transcription factor: MAASLAAGAHHRVLIVEDDHIIAGNLYSFLEARGFLPDVAYSGQAALQRLQEQRFDAVLLDIGLPGMDGNAVLHAMRTERRLAVPVLMLTARDSLEDKLAGFSHGADDYLTKPFALLEVEARLLALILRARGSTVDSVRAFGPLQYDTRSRAVSVNGVPVHLTRKAVLIMEVLLRDPGRVASREELESVLWGNEPPSSDALRSQVHLLRRALADAGFDGIETVHGTGWRLILPGTPS; encoded by the coding sequence ATGGCAGCGAGTCTCGCGGCGGGTGCGCATCACCGGGTGCTGATCGTCGAGGACGACCACATCATCGCCGGCAATCTGTACAGCTTCCTGGAGGCGCGCGGCTTCCTTCCGGATGTGGCCTACAGCGGCCAGGCCGCGTTGCAGCGCCTGCAGGAGCAGCGTTTCGACGCGGTGCTGCTGGATATCGGCCTGCCGGGCATGGACGGCAATGCCGTGCTCCACGCCATGCGCACGGAACGGCGGCTGGCCGTGCCGGTGCTGATGCTGACCGCGCGCGACAGCCTGGAAGACAAGCTGGCGGGGTTTTCGCACGGCGCGGACGACTATCTCACCAAGCCGTTTGCCCTGCTCGAGGTCGAGGCCCGCCTGCTGGCCTTGATCCTGCGCGCCAGGGGGTCGACGGTGGACTCGGTGCGCGCTTTCGGCCCCTTGCAGTACGACACCCGCAGCCGCGCCGTGTCCGTCAATGGCGTTCCCGTCCATCTGACGCGCAAGGCAGTCCTCATCATGGAAGTCCTGCTGCGCGATCCCGGCAGAGTGGCATCGCGCGAAGAACTGGAATCGGTGCTGTGGGGCAATGAGCCGCCGTCGTCCGACGCGCTGCGCAGCCAGGTTCACCTGCTGCGGCGCGCCCTGGCCGATGCGGGCTTTGACGGCATCGAGACCGTGCATGGCACCGGCTGGCGGCTGATCCTGCCCGGAACCCCGTCATGA
- a CDS encoding sensor histidine kinase, which produces MTRAAAGTLTQRVVWALTGTVALFVTALALLAYLTFDQMEDDLVNDILNTEMDRLVQHARTSDEFLPRNGARELGGSMRAWLSVDGQPPAGMPPEILSLDSGLHLIEPGAYTWHVMVAETGRGRVYLLYDATDNEERVHDFGLIVLGVGAICVVGAYALSRRVAAVAVGPLLDLTDRLATWAPGSPDMAVTRDDEAGRLIEAFNRVQNQVDRSIAREREFAGNLSHEVRTPLAAIRSDSELMLLTQVLTPDQRVRLTRVVDNVDDVIMSLESARAMARDQLRPPEPVDIAECMEDAWRGYAAQAKIADLRFDNQISEGQVLTLDRYALLTVLRNLVRNAVEHAAPATLTATLGAQGGLELRDDGKGIAAADLPFLFRRYYSGRMRDSGVADGDEAARGLGLAIAKRVCDMQGWSLNVESSREGDARGTRFTLRFEPDAAVNRARAQI; this is translated from the coding sequence ATGACGCGCGCCGCCGCCGGCACGCTGACCCAGCGCGTGGTGTGGGCGCTGACGGGAACGGTGGCGTTGTTCGTCACGGCGCTGGCCTTGCTGGCGTACCTGACGTTCGACCAGATGGAAGACGATCTGGTCAACGACATCCTCAACACCGAGATGGACCGCCTGGTGCAGCACGCGCGCACCAGCGACGAATTCCTGCCGCGCAACGGCGCGCGCGAGCTGGGCGGATCCATGCGCGCCTGGTTGAGCGTGGATGGGCAGCCCCCCGCCGGCATGCCGCCGGAAATCCTGTCGCTCGACAGCGGGCTGCACCTGATCGAGCCAGGCGCCTATACCTGGCACGTGATGGTGGCCGAGACCGGCCGGGGCAGGGTGTATCTGCTGTACGACGCGACCGACAACGAAGAACGCGTCCATGACTTTGGCCTGATCGTGCTGGGCGTGGGCGCCATTTGCGTGGTCGGAGCCTATGCGCTGTCGCGCCGCGTGGCGGCGGTGGCGGTCGGCCCGCTGCTGGACCTGACGGACCGCCTGGCGACCTGGGCGCCCGGATCACCCGACATGGCCGTCACGCGCGACGACGAGGCGGGCCGGCTGATCGAGGCGTTCAATCGCGTGCAGAACCAGGTGGACAGATCGATCGCCCGCGAGCGCGAATTCGCGGGGAATCTCAGCCACGAGGTGCGCACGCCGCTGGCGGCCATCCGTTCCGATAGCGAACTGATGCTGCTGACGCAGGTATTGACGCCGGATCAGCGCGTGCGCCTGACCCGCGTGGTGGACAACGTGGATGATGTCATCATGAGCCTGGAGAGCGCGCGCGCGATGGCGCGCGACCAGCTCCGGCCGCCGGAACCCGTCGACATCGCCGAATGCATGGAAGACGCCTGGCGCGGCTATGCGGCCCAGGCCAAGATCGCGGACCTGCGTTTCGACAACCAGATATCCGAGGGGCAGGTGCTCACGCTGGACCGCTATGCCTTGCTGACGGTCTTGCGCAACCTGGTCCGCAACGCAGTCGAGCACGCGGCCCCGGCCACCCTGACGGCCACGCTGGGCGCCCAGGGGGGGCTTGAACTGCGAGACGACGGCAAGGGCATCGCCGCCGCCGATCTGCCGTTTCTGTTTCGCCGCTACTACAGCGGCCGCATGCGGGATTCGGGCGTGGCGGACGGCGACGAAGCGGCGCGCGGGCTGGGCCTGGCGATCGCCAAGCGCGTCTGCGACATGCAAGGCTGGTCGCTGAATGTCGAGTCCTCCCGCGAAGGCGATGCGCGCGGCACGCGCTTCACGCTGCGCTTCGAACCCGACGCCGCGGTAAATCGGGCGCGCGCGCAAATTTGA